The Candidatus Zixiibacteriota bacterium genome contains a region encoding:
- a CDS encoding HAMP domain-containing protein: MSLLERIHNRVGLKWRLIIGVSALLLINSLMLSMFLLDEFSESALDGLRSRGMSLARNMAHNAEFGVMLEIETELEGLVNGILTEPEILFAQIYTADGRVLHEGHQPEVKDGAVRIGDAAEHMEKMFTATDAIVAAHDHSLSDAFDYIEIVAQVRSHKNDVSREELGQASTAALTNQGEVIGFVRIGISTSQTVSKISETRQMIVYSTLLLVMLGILLSVTLVKMIASPINTLVEATETIASGNLSQRVKMQADAELERLAEAFNTMCDSLQRTQNELEMHNQTLEQKVRERTQKLEEVQKQVIQSEKMAAVGQLAAGVAHELNNPLGGILGYAQFALEKLQSGKLDERDYANFQRYLADIELQARRCKMIVKNLLKFSRSSDKAEFDLVDVNAALEETFVFTQHQLGMKDIHLTVELEPNLPNVLGNVNLLQQVFTNILINSMQSMPQGGDLVVRTRHNPPVGEFGGAIEVLFTDSGIGIPEENRAKIFEPFFTTKKVGEGTGLGLSVSYGIVRDHGGDIKLDSQVGVGSTFTVVLPIVKEKARVPIIQNT; encoded by the coding sequence ATGTCGTTGTTGGAACGCATCCATAATCGGGTCGGCCTGAAGTGGCGTTTGATTATCGGCGTCAGTGCGTTGCTTCTGATCAACTCGCTGATGTTGTCGATGTTCTTGCTCGATGAGTTTTCCGAGTCGGCGCTGGATGGGCTGCGTTCGCGGGGCATGTCGCTGGCGCGGAACATGGCGCATAATGCCGAGTTTGGCGTGATGCTCGAAATCGAGACGGAGCTGGAAGGCCTGGTCAACGGCATCCTGACCGAACCGGAGATCTTGTTCGCGCAGATCTATACTGCCGACGGGCGAGTCTTGCATGAAGGTCATCAACCGGAGGTCAAAGACGGGGCGGTACGCATCGGCGACGCGGCCGAGCACATGGAGAAGATGTTTACAGCGACCGATGCCATCGTGGCCGCGCACGATCACTCCCTGTCCGACGCCTTTGACTACATCGAAATCGTCGCTCAGGTGCGCTCGCACAAGAACGACGTCTCCCGCGAGGAACTCGGTCAGGCGAGCACCGCCGCCTTGACCAACCAGGGAGAAGTGATCGGCTTCGTGCGGATCGGCATCAGCACCAGCCAGACTGTCTCCAAGATCAGCGAAACACGACAAATGATCGTGTACTCGACCTTGTTGCTGGTCATGCTCGGGATCTTGCTGTCAGTGACGCTGGTGAAGATGATCGCCAGCCCGATCAATACGCTGGTCGAGGCGACCGAAACAATTGCCTCGGGTAATCTGTCGCAGCGCGTCAAGATGCAAGCCGATGCTGAGCTGGAGCGCTTGGCCGAGGCCTTCAACACGATGTGCGATTCGCTCCAGCGCACTCAAAATGAACTGGAGATGCATAACCAGACATTGGAGCAAAAGGTTCGCGAACGGACGCAGAAGCTGGAAGAAGTACAGAAGCAGGTCATTCAGTCGGAAAAGATGGCCGCAGTCGGCCAATTAGCCGCCGGAGTTGCTCACGAGCTCAATAACCCACTCGGCGGTATCCTCGGCTACGCGCAATTTGCGCTGGAGAAGCTGCAAAGCGGCAAGCTCGACGAACGCGACTATGCCAACTTCCAACGTTACCTGGCTGATATCGAACTCCAGGCGCGGCGCTGCAAGATGATCGTCAAGAACTTGCTGAAGTTCAGTCGTTCCTCCGATAAAGCGGAGTTTGATCTGGTCGACGTCAACGCGGCGCTGGAAGAGACGTTTGTCTTCACGCAGCATCAACTGGGGATGAAGGATATCCACCTGACGGTCGAACTGGAGCCGAACCTGCCGAACGTGCTCGGCAATGTCAATCTGCTGCAACAGGTGTTTACGAATATTCTCATCAACAGCATGCAGTCGATGCCGCAGGGCGGCGATTTGGTGGTCCGCACGCGACACAATCCACCGGTCGGCGAATTCGGCGGCGCCATCGAAGTGTTGTTTACAGACAGCGGCATCGGTATTCCCGAGGAGAACCGCGCCAAGATTTTCGAGCCGTTCTTTACGACCAAGAAAGTCGGAGAAGGTACCGGACTGGGGTTGTCGGTGTCTTACGGTATCGTCCGTGACCACGGCGGCGACATAAAACTCGATTCCCAGGTCGGCGTCGGCTCAACTTTTACCGTCGTTTTACCGATTGTTAAAGAGAAGGCTCGCGTGCCCATAATTCAGAATACCTAA
- a CDS encoding phosphate butyryltransferase: MVDSDLQDCYIHHMATEYGTITTADGIIDAAKTLGSKHGPFRVAVAAAEDDDVLKACAEAARLGTATFSLYGSEAKLREIGEKHGIDFSGFKIVSTKDANESAYLAAQAADNGEADLIQKGFISTSGLLKTVLSRDFALRASDTLNHVAVLGFAGYHKLIGITDGGMVVKPNFEQKLQMINNSVQLFHCLGYETPKVAVSAPVDYIHPKLPATTEAAQLTAMSKDGLIKDCEVYGPLTLDAATSREVALGRGIKNYVAGDADIFLVDSIEECNIISKVLILLAPATFAGVIVGAKVPVSLVSRTDTARNKLASISIACLLANFYRRGRA, from the coding sequence ATGGTTGACTCTGATCTTCAAGATTGCTACATTCACCACATGGCAACCGAGTACGGGACAATCACCACCGCTGACGGTATCATTGATGCAGCCAAGACCCTGGGCTCAAAGCATGGCCCGTTTCGGGTGGCGGTAGCAGCGGCCGAGGATGATGACGTCCTGAAGGCATGTGCTGAAGCCGCTCGACTGGGCACGGCGACTTTCTCACTCTACGGCTCGGAAGCCAAATTGCGCGAGATCGGCGAAAAGCACGGGATCGACTTCAGCGGCTTCAAGATTGTCAGCACCAAAGACGCCAACGAGTCAGCTTACCTGGCTGCTCAGGCCGCCGACAACGGTGAAGCCGATCTGATCCAGAAAGGGTTCATCTCAACCTCCGGCCTGCTCAAGACGGTGTTATCGCGTGATTTCGCCCTGCGCGCGTCGGATACACTGAATCATGTCGCAGTGCTCGGTTTCGCCGGCTATCACAAACTGATCGGTATTACGGACGGCGGCATGGTGGTCAAGCCAAACTTCGAGCAGAAGCTCCAGATGATCAACAATTCTGTCCAACTCTTCCATTGCCTGGGCTATGAAACGCCGAAAGTGGCCGTCTCGGCCCCGGTCGACTACATCCACCCGAAACTGCCGGCAACGACTGAAGCCGCCCAACTGACTGCCATGAGTAAGGACGGTCTCATCAAGGACTGCGAAGTCTACGGCCCGCTGACGTTGGACGCGGCCACGAGTCGCGAGGTGGCGCTCGGTCGCGGCATCAAAAACTACGTCGCCGGTGATGCGGACATCTTCCTCGTCGACTCGATCGAAGAGTGCAATATCATCTCGAAGGTACTGATCCTGCTGGCTCCGGCAACCTTTGCCGGCGTGATCGTCGGCGCCAAAGTCCCGGTCAGTCTGGTGTCTCGTACCGATACGGCGCGCAATAAACTGGCGTCGATCTCGATTGCCTGCTTGTTGGCCAATTTCTATCGGCGAGGGCGCGCATGA
- a CDS encoding enoyl-CoA hydratase/isomerase family protein produces the protein MTYNNILVEIDGAKAKITFNRPKALNALNSETLKEVQHAFTELENGGQVRVVIFTGGGDKAFIAGADIAELKELDVVRGKAFVELGHAVLAQIENSKIVSIAAVNGFALGGGCEFMMATDIRIASEVAKMGQPEVNLGITPGFGGTQRLPRLVGKGRAKELTVTARIIKADEALNIGLVEKVVPADQLLAEADKMAATILSKSPVAVSYAKELINRGMEVDLDNANAFEIQAFAALCATADKNEGLGAFLEKRDTKFSGR, from the coding sequence ATGACTTACAACAATATCTTGGTCGAGATCGATGGCGCGAAGGCGAAGATCACCTTTAACCGGCCCAAGGCGCTGAATGCACTCAACTCCGAAACGCTCAAAGAAGTCCAGCACGCGTTCACAGAGTTGGAGAATGGCGGTCAGGTTCGCGTCGTCATCTTCACTGGCGGCGGTGACAAGGCTTTCATCGCCGGCGCCGACATCGCCGAACTGAAAGAACTCGATGTCGTCCGCGGCAAGGCTTTCGTTGAGCTGGGCCATGCGGTGCTGGCGCAGATCGAGAATTCGAAGATCGTGTCGATCGCCGCGGTTAACGGTTTCGCACTGGGCGGCGGCTGCGAGTTCATGATGGCGACGGACATTCGCATCGCCTCGGAGGTCGCCAAGATGGGTCAGCCGGAAGTTAATCTCGGGATTACGCCCGGCTTTGGCGGAACACAGCGGTTGCCGCGTCTGGTGGGCAAAGGCCGCGCGAAGGAACTCACGGTGACTGCACGGATCATCAAGGCTGACGAGGCACTGAATATCGGTTTGGTCGAGAAGGTCGTTCCTGCAGATCAGCTTCTGGCTGAAGCCGACAAGATGGCGGCCACGATCTTATCGAAGTCGCCGGTGGCGGTGTCGTACGCCAAGGAACTGATCAATCGCGGCATGGAAGTCGACCTCGACAATGCCAACGCATTCGAAATTCAAGCGTTTGCCGCCCTGTGTGCCACGGCGGACAAGAACGAGGGCCTGGGCGCATTTCTCGAGAAGCGCGACACCAAGTTTTCCGGCAGATAA
- a CDS encoding response regulator → MSTPSPQEALRLVSHEKFDFVLTDIKMPDMDGIALAQRVLEIDPEVGILFMTGYADVETAKKAIATGAYDYIMKPFELAEIRKSVATAFAKRRELQKKQGAGGLQHLSNLMGALYTAGDSESLIKLVLRFALFHFGLKEGMVVFYNKAAELVQVVLGTAGQDTHLVKAEPAPAAEFPEDFFAAGESEYTGKMNQHPALRRLLGLPAFRGLAELLSDNAGSYCFFSLPATDKLKLVLVIKSDQPVSVTEADRQMLTVLLSLSSISLDNIVLLQEAQSAMVRLEDFKDHLVSIERAATQGMMSSEIAHELNNFIAIVLSNIELFEMKAAGAYPESAVKYLENVKKNIGKFEKFTASLSAAGKLDTKRQSFDLNELINEIATFARHQRRFRKIRLELTLDNALPQVFLDMSQMQQVLYNMINNAADAIGAERADGVIRISTWSDVEKHAFKLVVQDNGCGFSPENLQKAFRDRFTTKEHGHGFGLTVCRKVVKNHDGTIDVESTPGHGASITISIPLADPQTAQTAPAAIAAPAAS, encoded by the coding sequence TTGTCCACCCCCAGCCCGCAGGAAGCCCTGCGCCTGGTTTCCCATGAGAAGTTCGATTTCGTACTGACCGACATCAAGATGCCGGACATGGACGGGATCGCGCTGGCGCAGCGCGTGCTCGAGATCGATCCCGAGGTCGGTATTCTCTTCATGACCGGCTATGCCGATGTCGAGACCGCCAAGAAGGCCATCGCGACCGGGGCTTATGACTACATTATGAAGCCGTTCGAATTGGCGGAAATCCGGAAGTCGGTGGCCACGGCCTTTGCCAAGCGCCGCGAGTTGCAGAAGAAGCAGGGCGCCGGCGGACTGCAGCACCTGTCCAATCTGATGGGTGCCCTCTACACTGCCGGCGACTCCGAATCACTGATTAAACTGGTGTTGCGGTTCGCGCTGTTTCATTTCGGCTTGAAGGAAGGCATGGTCGTTTTCTACAACAAGGCCGCCGAACTGGTTCAAGTTGTGCTTGGCACAGCCGGCCAGGACACACATTTAGTCAAGGCCGAACCGGCGCCGGCAGCGGAGTTTCCCGAAGATTTCTTCGCCGCCGGCGAATCGGAATACACCGGTAAGATGAACCAGCATCCGGCGCTCCGCCGACTGCTGGGCCTGCCCGCCTTCCGAGGATTAGCGGAACTCCTGAGCGACAACGCCGGATCCTATTGTTTCTTCTCGCTGCCGGCCACGGACAAGCTCAAACTGGTGTTGGTGATTAAGAGCGATCAGCCGGTCAGTGTGACCGAGGCCGATCGCCAGATGCTCACCGTCTTATTGAGCCTTAGCTCGATCTCCCTCGACAATATCGTGCTGCTGCAGGAGGCGCAGTCGGCCATGGTACGGCTGGAGGATTTCAAGGATCATCTGGTCAGCATCGAGCGCGCCGCTACTCAGGGGATGATGTCGTCCGAAATCGCTCATGAGCTCAATAATTTCATCGCCATTGTCTTGTCGAATATTGAGTTATTCGAGATGAAGGCGGCGGGCGCCTATCCGGAGTCCGCAGTCAAGTATCTGGAAAACGTGAAGAAGAACATCGGCAAGTTCGAGAAGTTCACGGCCTCACTGTCGGCAGCCGGCAAGCTGGATACCAAACGACAATCTTTCGATCTCAATGAACTCATAAATGAAATCGCCACCTTCGCCCGCCACCAGCGGCGGTTTCGCAAGATTCGTCTCGAGTTGACCCTGGATAATGCGCTGCCGCAAGTCTTTCTCGACATGTCGCAGATGCAACAGGTACTGTACAACATGATCAATAACGCCGCCGATGCAATCGGCGCCGAGCGAGCCGACGGCGTGATCAGAATCAGCACCTGGTCTGACGTTGAAAAGCACGCATTCAAGCTGGTCGTGCAGGATAACGGCTGCGGCTTCAGTCCGGAAAATCTGCAGAAGGCATTTCGCGACCGCTTCACTACCAAGGAGCACGGCCACGGCTTCGGCCTGACGGTCTGCCGCAAGGTGGTCAAGAATCACGATGGCACGATTGACGTCGAATCCACGCCCGGCCACGGGGCGTCCATCACGATTTCGATTCCGCTTGCCGATCCACAGACCGCACAGACAGCGCCCGCCGCGATCGCAGCACCGGCCGCAAGCTGA
- a CDS encoding phosphate butyryltransferase, with protein MIKDFAALERLAREKTVDPLLVAFVEPHEPKLIQAIDRAMKHRLVKPVLIGDEASILKAGNEAGIEVRGWELVRSPDANYSAYQALELIRDNKVGGIGKGVFGVKDFLSLLFERRLGFRVAKNLVTGIAVFKSDKVDRLLLASDPVVNPQPEMMDLVDIVNNAVVVARKLGNPLPKVAMLAAVEVIYPQMPVTIVGAVIAKMVDKGQIKNCLVDGPLSMDVAIVEEAAKEKGAKGEVAGKADLLIGPNLATSYGVYKALTMYTRSDVGVLLTGGKVPAVVTSAYDTVDTKYNSLVLTTIAAAK; from the coding sequence ATGATCAAGGATTTTGCGGCGCTTGAACGACTGGCGCGGGAGAAGACGGTTGATCCGCTCCTGGTTGCATTTGTCGAGCCGCATGAACCGAAGTTGATCCAGGCGATCGACCGTGCGATGAAGCATCGTCTCGTCAAACCGGTGCTGATCGGGGATGAGGCGTCAATCCTCAAAGCCGGCAACGAGGCGGGAATTGAAGTGCGCGGCTGGGAATTGGTACGCTCGCCCGACGCGAATTACTCGGCCTATCAGGCACTGGAATTGATCCGCGACAACAAGGTCGGCGGTATCGGCAAAGGCGTCTTTGGCGTCAAGGACTTCTTGTCACTGCTGTTCGAACGCCGGCTCGGATTCCGCGTCGCCAAGAATCTTGTCACCGGCATCGCGGTGTTCAAGAGCGACAAAGTTGATCGTCTCCTGCTCGCCTCTGATCCGGTTGTCAACCCGCAGCCGGAGATGATGGACCTGGTTGATATCGTGAACAATGCCGTCGTGGTCGCGCGCAAACTGGGTAACCCACTGCCGAAAGTGGCGATGCTGGCCGCTGTCGAAGTGATCTATCCCCAAATGCCGGTTACGATCGTCGGAGCTGTGATCGCGAAGATGGTCGACAAAGGGCAGATTAAGAATTGTCTTGTGGACGGGCCGCTCTCGATGGATGTGGCGATCGTTGAGGAAGCAGCCAAGGAAAAGGGCGCCAAGGGTGAAGTCGCCGGCAAAGCTGACCTGCTGATCGGGCCGAATCTGGCGACCAGTTACGGCGTCTACAAAGCCCTCACAATGTATACTCGCAGCGATGTCGGCGTGTTACTGACCGGGGGCAAAGTCCCGGCCGTAGTGACTTCCGCTTATGACACCGTCGATACCAAGTACAACTCGTTAGTCTTGACGACAATTGCTGCAGCCAAGTAA
- a CDS encoding zinc ribbon domain-containing protein, which produces MPIYEYCCKECGRKFELLVASERVANEQRCPHCASDRLERLFSTFATSSSGSKPGTSCGCGNSKFS; this is translated from the coding sequence ATGCCGATCTATGAATACTGCTGCAAAGAATGCGGCCGGAAATTCGAGTTGCTGGTCGCCAGTGAGCGCGTCGCCAACGAGCAACGTTGCCCGCATTGTGCCTCCGATCGACTCGAGCGCCTCTTCAGTACGTTTGCCACATCCTCGAGCGGTAGCAAGCCGGGTACGAGTTGCGGCTGCGGTAATTCCAAATTCTCCTGA
- a CDS encoding response regulator, protein MREFLLEVFSAQEPVGAHNGEEALAVIQQSQVDLVITDLKMPGMDGLTLLKKIKEHNKSIKVIVVTGYASLQTASECIQAGAADFLKKPFSIAQIRAAVQNALGTI, encoded by the coding sequence ATGCGTGAGTTTCTGCTGGAGGTCTTTTCGGCGCAAGAGCCGGTCGGCGCTCACAACGGTGAAGAAGCTCTGGCGGTGATTCAGCAGAGCCAGGTCGATCTCGTCATTACCGACCTGAAAATGCCGGGGATGGACGGGTTGACGCTCCTAAAGAAGATTAAGGAGCACAACAAGTCGATCAAGGTCATTGTGGTGACTGGCTATGCATCCTTGCAGACCGCTTCAGAATGTATCCAGGCCGGCGCCGCCGACTTTCTCAAAAAACCGTTCTCGATCGCGCAGATTCGTGCTGCGGTTCAAAATGCTTTGGGCACGATATGA
- a CDS encoding glutamate--tRNA ligase has product MSFQEIRVRIAPSPTGYFHVGTARAALFNWLFARHSGGRFLLRIEDTDQERSKQEYVDVILGGLKWLGLDWDGDVVYQSQRLHTYKPFAEKLVEMGKAYRCFCSATALQQKREAAQAAKVDYHYDRTCRSLSPAQAEAKVAAGQAHTIRLALPTSGTAWFDDVVLGRIEKDYRDLDDFIILKSDGNAIYNFAVVIDDHEMGISHVIRGNDHIANTFLQKEIYTAFGWDLPVFGHLPLILRMDKSKMSKRKGDKSVDEYQHEGYLSEAMFNFLALLGWSPKDDREKMSRQELIDAFTLEGINASNAVFNPEKLTWLNHQYVMEKSNHELAEMVAPLLVESGLTTKYYLETRWQWLMKIMGLLKERCRLITEFAPAASYFFTENFTYDAKGALKAFTSEGAGFLKKLAERYTALPELSESAADQTLRSLAEELGVKPAAIIHPTRLAVSGLTGGPSLFAMLELIGKERVIARLQRAVEFISSRT; this is encoded by the coding sequence ATGAGCTTTCAAGAGATTCGTGTTCGTATCGCGCCGTCACCAACCGGGTATTTTCATGTCGGTACCGCACGCGCCGCGCTGTTCAACTGGCTCTTCGCCCGCCATTCCGGTGGCAGGTTCCTGCTGCGCATTGAAGACACGGATCAGGAGCGCTCAAAACAGGAATATGTTGATGTCATCCTCGGTGGACTGAAGTGGCTGGGGCTCGATTGGGACGGCGACGTAGTCTATCAATCGCAGCGGCTGCATACCTACAAGCCGTTTGCGGAGAAGTTAGTTGAAATGGGCAAGGCCTACCGTTGTTTCTGCAGCGCTACCGCACTGCAACAGAAACGCGAAGCGGCACAGGCGGCTAAGGTAGACTACCACTACGACCGCACTTGCCGTTCGCTCAGTCCGGCGCAGGCAGAAGCGAAAGTCGCGGCCGGCCAGGCGCACACCATCCGCCTGGCGCTGCCGACCTCCGGTACTGCCTGGTTCGATGATGTGGTGCTCGGAAGGATTGAGAAGGACTACCGCGATCTCGATGACTTCATCATTCTCAAGTCAGACGGCAACGCCATCTACAATTTCGCGGTGGTGATTGACGATCATGAAATGGGGATCAGCCACGTGATCCGCGGGAATGACCATATTGCCAACACTTTTCTGCAAAAGGAAATCTACACCGCGTTCGGTTGGGACTTGCCGGTGTTCGGCCACCTGCCGCTGATTCTGCGCATGGACAAGTCGAAAATGTCAAAGCGCAAAGGCGACAAGAGCGTGGATGAGTATCAGCATGAAGGGTACCTGTCCGAAGCGATGTTCAATTTCCTGGCGCTATTGGGTTGGTCGCCGAAGGACGACCGCGAGAAAATGTCGCGCCAGGAACTGATCGACGCATTTACGCTCGAGGGCATCAACGCCTCCAATGCCGTCTTCAATCCGGAGAAGCTAACCTGGCTTAATCATCAGTATGTAATGGAGAAGTCCAATCACGAACTCGCGGAAATGGTAGCGCCGTTGCTGGTCGAGTCGGGATTGACAACAAAGTACTACCTGGAGACGCGCTGGCAGTGGTTGATGAAGATCATGGGATTGCTCAAGGAACGCTGTCGCTTGATTACGGAGTTTGCCCCGGCCGCGAGCTATTTCTTCACCGAAAACTTCACCTATGACGCGAAAGGCGCACTCAAGGCATTCACGTCAGAGGGCGCCGGATTTCTCAAGAAACTTGCCGAGCGTTACACGGCGCTGCCGGAGCTTTCGGAATCGGCTGCGGATCAGACGTTGCGGTCGCTGGCAGAAGAGCTGGGAGTCAAGCCGGCGGCCATTATCCATCCGACACGGCTGGCGGTATCAGGACTGACCGGCGGGCCGTCGCTGTTCGCGATGCTGGAGCTGATCGGCAAGGAGCGAGTGATCGCTCGACTCCAGCGAGCGGTCGAATTCATTTCGTCGAGAACTTAG
- a CDS encoding response regulator, whose product MNEPRSIKSILVVDDTEIIRDLLADVLRNDGYQVEKAPNGIEAVSKVAQQHYDLVFTDMHMPRQDGLTTARKVHELDKRTMVIVTDSYPDKLGRATENPGVVGTICKPFDLAELRTVLQRAEAIAAERSAANRGETKSQATPLKS is encoded by the coding sequence ATGAACGAGCCACGCTCCATCAAGTCGATCCTGGTTGTCGACGACACCGAAATCATCCGGGACCTGTTGGCGGACGTTTTGCGCAACGATGGCTATCAGGTCGAGAAAGCGCCGAACGGAATCGAGGCTGTATCCAAGGTGGCGCAGCAGCATTATGATCTCGTGTTTACGGATATGCACATGCCGCGGCAGGATGGCCTGACCACAGCGCGCAAGGTGCACGAACTTGACAAGCGCACAATGGTAATTGTAACCGATTCCTATCCCGACAAGCTCGGCCGCGCCACTGAGAATCCCGGCGTGGTCGGGACGATCTGCAAGCCGTTCGACCTGGCAGAGTTGCGAACGGTGTTACAGCGCGCCGAGGCAATTGCCGCGGAGCGCAGCGCAGCGAACAGAGGAGAGACAAAATCGCAGGCGACGCCGCTAAAATCCTGA
- a CDS encoding DUF3566 domain-containing protein, with protein MKYELKRIAIWPAVKISFLVHLILGFVVGIFYALFFALLMSLPASMGDADLAALSAFSGALVVFLPFIVSISMAVFNTIFIVIGLVIFNFFTRIAGGLEFELAPLAETAPVAVARPMAPPLPTAAPPSPTEAPTAPHSPFSPPINTGEEPPQAPSL; from the coding sequence ATGAAATATGAGTTGAAGCGAATCGCGATCTGGCCCGCCGTCAAAATCTCATTCTTGGTGCATCTGATACTTGGTTTTGTCGTGGGCATTTTTTATGCACTCTTTTTTGCGCTATTGATGTCGCTGCCGGCGTCGATGGGTGACGCTGATCTGGCGGCATTGTCGGCGTTCTCGGGAGCGCTCGTTGTGTTCCTGCCGTTTATTGTCTCGATCTCGATGGCGGTTTTCAACACGATCTTCATTGTGATCGGGCTGGTGATATTCAACTTCTTTACGCGGATCGCCGGCGGGCTGGAGTTTGAGCTTGCGCCTCTGGCTGAAACCGCACCAGTGGCGGTCGCCAGGCCGATGGCACCACCGCTACCCACCGCTGCACCGCCGAGCCCAACGGAAGCGCCGACAGCACCACACTCGCCGTTCTCCCCCCCAATCAACACCGGCGAGGAACCACCGCAAGCACCGTCATTATGA
- a CDS encoding 3-hydroxybutyryl-CoA dehydrogenase: MNFKKIGIVGFGQMGSGIAQVTAAAGYQIIAREEKEELLQKGIKGIEKLLDKAIEKGKAVAEDKSKVLGNIRTTTKLEDLADCDLVIEAVTENLEVKIPIFRALDKICKPTAIFASNTSSLSITDMAVETSRRSQFVGLHFFNPVPVMKLVEVVRTVMTDDQSFADAVAFAESVGKTVVRAKDSCGFVVNLLLVPYLIDAIRWYEAGLATKEDIDNGMKLGCAHPMGPLELTDFIGLDTIMYIGDIMFEEFREPRYASPPLLKRMVKAGYLGRKSGRGFYEYSKK; encoded by the coding sequence GTGAATTTCAAGAAGATCGGAATTGTCGGATTCGGGCAGATGGGATCAGGTATCGCACAAGTAACGGCGGCAGCCGGATACCAGATCATTGCCCGCGAAGAGAAAGAGGAACTGCTTCAAAAAGGAATCAAAGGGATCGAGAAACTGCTCGACAAGGCCATCGAGAAGGGCAAGGCAGTGGCTGAGGACAAGAGCAAGGTGCTGGGCAATATCAGGACCACCACCAAATTGGAGGATCTTGCCGACTGCGATTTGGTCATCGAGGCGGTGACGGAGAACCTGGAGGTCAAGATTCCGATCTTTCGCGCGCTCGACAAAATCTGCAAGCCGACCGCGATCTTCGCCTCGAATACTTCGTCGCTCTCGATTACCGATATGGCGGTGGAGACTTCGCGTCGCAGCCAGTTCGTCGGCCTCCACTTTTTCAATCCAGTACCGGTGATGAAGCTGGTGGAAGTTGTGCGCACCGTCATGACCGATGACCAGAGTTTTGCCGACGCAGTGGCGTTTGCCGAATCGGTCGGCAAGACCGTGGTGCGCGCCAAGGACTCGTGCGGTTTTGTCGTCAATCTGCTGCTGGTGCCGTACTTGATCGATGCGATCCGCTGGTATGAAGCCGGGCTGGCGACCAAGGAGGACATCGACAACGGCATGAAGCTGGGCTGCGCCCATCCGATGGGACCGCTGGAATTGACCGACTTCATCGGGCTCGACACGATCATGTACATCGGCGATATCATGTTCGAGGAATTTCGCGAACCGCGATACGCCTCGCCGCCGCTGTTAAAACGAATGGTCAAAGCGGGATACCTGGGCCGCAAGTCGGGTCGCGGGTTCTACGAGTACAGCAAGAAGTGA